In one window of Geotrypetes seraphini chromosome 3, aGeoSer1.1, whole genome shotgun sequence DNA:
- the LOC117357645 gene encoding signal recognition particle 9 kDa protein-like, whose amino-acid sequence MPYYQSWEEFTRAAEKLYQADPMKVRVVLKYRHTDGNLCMKVTDDAVCLLYRTDQAQDVKKIEKFQSQLMRLMVAREPRSVAMEMD is encoded by the coding sequence ATGCCTTACTACCAGAGCTGGGAAGAGTTCACGCGGGCGGCCGAGAAGCTCTACCAGGCCGACCCCATGAAGGTACGTGTCGTGCTGAAATACAGACATACTGATGGCAATCTATGTATGAAAGTAACAGATGATGCAGTTTGTTTGCTGTATCGGACAGACCAGGCTCAAGATGTAAAGAAGATAGAAAAATTCCAGAGTCAGCTCATGCGACTTATGGTTGCCAGGGAGCCCCGCAGTGTTGCAATGGAAATGGACTGA